One Natrinema halophilum genomic window carries:
- a CDS encoding alpha/beta hydrolase, producing MESDARTTSASRDSNETTSVSRRRLLQSTATAILAGTGLSVRSGPVVADSDEIMEIDFRGGSPPLSDAPQGEDEVVFTVHGYTASSISVSEAEAFQQTARNLGYTETVTAVTWDDSGNADTAEASARETGNMFAEWLARYTNANPDTTIRILGHSMGGIVQMETLDGIDGSFTIGTADSIGSYEVDNGPCESGPFYDSIQKSAAEVRNYYSTNDGIARLGSGPADCGGRSCDGTTPPNYWDVDVSGSVPDHISYKRTSSCVSRILDNY from the coding sequence ATGGAATCTGATGCTCGCACGACGTCGGCATCGAGGGATAGCAACGAAACCACGTCCGTCTCGAGACGACGGCTGTTACAGTCGACGGCGACGGCGATATTAGCTGGAACAGGGCTGAGCGTTCGGTCCGGGCCGGTCGTCGCGGACTCCGACGAAATTATGGAAATCGATTTTCGTGGTGGGAGTCCGCCTCTCTCCGACGCGCCTCAGGGAGAGGACGAAGTCGTGTTCACTGTCCACGGCTACACGGCCTCGTCGATCAGCGTCAGCGAGGCGGAAGCGTTCCAGCAGACGGCCAGGAATCTCGGCTATACCGAAACCGTCACCGCGGTCACGTGGGACGATAGCGGGAACGCGGATACGGCCGAAGCGAGTGCGAGGGAAACTGGCAATATGTTCGCCGAGTGGCTCGCAAGGTACACGAACGCAAATCCGGACACGACGATCCGTATCCTCGGACATTCGATGGGAGGGATCGTCCAGATGGAAACGCTCGACGGCATCGACGGCTCGTTTACGATCGGGACCGCAGACAGTATCGGTTCCTACGAGGTGGACAACGGTCCCTGTGAAAGCGGCCCCTTCTACGATTCGATCCAGAAATCGGCCGCGGAGGTACGAAACTATTACTCGACGAACGACGGAATCGCTCGTCTCGGGAGCGGTCCAGCGGACTGTGGCGGTCGGTCCTGCGATGGCACAACGCCGCCTAACTACTGGGATGTCGATGTGAGCGGTTCGGTTCCGGACCACATCTCGTACAAACGGACTTCCAGCTGCGTCTCCCGGATTCTGGATAACTACTAA
- a CDS encoding transcription elongation factor Spt5, giving the protein MGIFAVKTTASQERTVADMIINREEPEIHAALAPDSLTSYVMVEAEGNAVLERVLEDIPHARSIVPGESDISEVEHFLSPKPDVEGIAEGDIVELIAGPFKGEKAQVQRIDEGKDQVTVELYEATVPIPVTVRGDQIRVLDSDER; this is encoded by the coding sequence ATGGGCATCTTCGCTGTCAAAACGACGGCGAGTCAGGAACGAACAGTTGCGGATATGATCATAAACCGTGAGGAACCGGAGATCCACGCAGCCCTGGCACCCGATTCGTTAACCTCCTACGTCATGGTCGAAGCCGAGGGAAACGCGGTACTCGAACGTGTCCTCGAGGACATTCCTCACGCACGGAGTATCGTTCCCGGAGAGTCAGACATATCTGAGGTTGAACACTTCCTCTCGCCGAAACCCGATGTCGAAGGGATCGCAGAAGGCGACATCGTCGAACTTATCGCCGGTCCGTTCAAGGGCGAGAAGGCCCAAGTTCAGCGCATCGACGAAGGGAAAGACCAGGTGACGGTGGAACTGTACGAGGCGACAGTGCCGATTCCGGTGACGGTCCGGGGCGACCAGATTCGAGTGCTGGATTCCGACGAACGGTAG
- a CDS encoding protein translocase SEC61 complex subunit gamma: MDVPYDLTSYVRVLKMATTPTTEEFLQVSKIAGAGILLIGLVGFLIGAIMLFVTNGGGV, translated from the coding sequence ATGGACGTTCCGTACGACCTTACCTCGTACGTTCGGGTGTTGAAGATGGCAACGACACCCACTACTGAGGAATTCCTACAGGTATCAAAAATCGCCGGTGCAGGTATCCTTCTGATCGGTCTGGTCGGGTTCCTCATCGGCGCGATCATGCTGTTCGTGACCAACGGTGGTGGCGTCTAA
- a CDS encoding S1C family serine protease, translated as MALVGVATAVTSQQSSRRQVLRTVGTATAVVFGSGTASSAAAQDGQSGDSTVGVDSPYTSTYRDTIDSVVLVTVSGTVGGGGDRGGGGGGLGSGFVIDDQHIVTNNHVVQSASEDGIEIQFSNQEWRTASLVGTDAYADLAVLAVEDMPDVAAGLPFVESKPVIGREVLAIGNPLGLNASVSQGIVSGVNRVLPSPAGAGIPATIQTDAPINPGNSGGPLVNLDGEVIGVVFAGASQTIGFAISARLANRVIPALIENGSYEHPYMGVGVIPVGPDIADAVGLDEATGVLVVGVVPESPADGILQPARRGRPSSGDVIVAIDDQEVTTQAQLQTYLALQTSPGDTIELEVVRDGEIRTVELTLAVRQEFERPRIPIGEGPGGRSPMPQP; from the coding sequence ATGGCGCTCGTCGGGGTCGCTACGGCCGTGACCTCCCAGCAGTCTTCTCGCAGGCAGGTGCTGCGTACGGTCGGGACCGCCACAGCTGTCGTCTTTGGGAGCGGTACGGCCTCGAGCGCTGCAGCTCAGGACGGACAGTCAGGCGATTCTACCGTCGGCGTCGATAGCCCGTATACGTCGACGTATCGGGATACTATCGATTCCGTCGTTCTTGTCACCGTCTCGGGAACGGTCGGTGGCGGCGGGGATCGAGGAGGAGGGGGTGGTGGGCTCGGCTCCGGTTTCGTCATCGACGATCAGCACATCGTTACCAACAACCACGTCGTTCAGAGCGCGAGCGAGGACGGCATCGAAATCCAGTTCAGCAATCAGGAGTGGCGCACCGCGTCACTTGTCGGTACGGACGCCTACGCAGACCTCGCTGTCCTCGCCGTCGAAGATATGCCCGACGTCGCCGCGGGCCTCCCGTTCGTCGAGTCGAAACCGGTTATCGGCCGCGAGGTACTCGCGATCGGCAATCCGCTCGGCCTCAACGCATCGGTCTCACAGGGGATCGTCAGCGGCGTCAACCGGGTCCTCCCCAGCCCGGCCGGGGCGGGAATCCCGGCGACGATCCAGACCGATGCGCCGATCAATCCCGGTAACAGCGGCGGCCCGCTCGTGAACCTGGACGGAGAGGTGATCGGCGTCGTTTTCGCTGGTGCCAGCCAGACAATCGGGTTCGCTATCTCCGCGCGTCTCGCGAACCGAGTCATCCCTGCGCTCATCGAGAACGGTTCGTACGAGCACCCGTATATGGGCGTCGGGGTGATCCCCGTCGGTCCGGACATCGCCGACGCGGTCGGACTCGACGAAGCGACCGGTGTTCTCGTCGTCGGCGTCGTTCCGGAGTCACCCGCCGATGGCATCCTCCAGCCGGCCAGGCGTGGCCGTCCATCGAGCGGCGACGTCATCGTCGCAATCGACGACCAGGAGGTGACGACTCAGGCGCAACTCCAGACGTATCTCGCCCTCCAGACCTCGCCGGGCGATACGATCGAACTCGAGGTCGTTCGGGACGGTGAGATCAGGACGGTCGAATTAACCCTTGCGGTACGTCAGGAGTTCGAACGGCCGCGGATACCGATCGGGGAGGGACCAGGCGGTCGATCTCCGATGCCACAGCCCTGA
- a CDS encoding bifunctional 4-hydroxy-2-oxoglutarate aldolase/2-dehydro-3-deoxy-phosphogluconate aldolase: MPEKHVLRERIVESGVIAVLRGVSEERIVPVARAIHDAGVDALEITADGTHTAEKISAVDRELTDTDAIVGAGTVLDAPTAESVIDAGASFVVSPHTETDVVRICNRNGVLVAPGVMTPTEAVTAMEAGADLLKMFPASTVGPDHIGALSGPLGDVDIVPTGGISPDNVAAFFDAGAVAVGAGGAIVDDEAIAAGDFDRIRENAASFLEAVEAAREK; the protein is encoded by the coding sequence ATGCCGGAGAAACACGTACTCAGGGAGCGGATCGTCGAGAGCGGTGTCATCGCGGTCCTCCGCGGTGTGAGCGAAGAACGGATCGTCCCGGTGGCTCGTGCAATCCACGATGCAGGGGTCGACGCACTCGAGATAACAGCCGATGGGACGCACACGGCGGAGAAGATATCCGCTGTCGATCGAGAACTCACAGACACGGATGCGATAGTCGGCGCAGGAACCGTCCTCGACGCACCGACTGCGGAGTCCGTAATCGACGCGGGGGCCTCGTTCGTCGTGTCGCCACATACCGAGACGGACGTGGTCCGGATCTGTAACCGAAACGGCGTCCTCGTCGCGCCCGGCGTCATGACTCCCACGGAGGCGGTGACTGCGATGGAGGCTGGCGCGGATCTTCTGAAAATGTTCCCGGCATCGACCGTCGGCCCCGATCACATCGGTGCGCTCTCGGGACCGCTGGGTGACGTCGACATCGTTCCGACGGGCGGCATCTCGCCCGACAACGTCGCCGCGTTCTTCGATGCCGGTGCCGTCGCAGTCGGTGCGGGCGGGGCGATCGTCGACGACGAAGCCATCGCTGCGGGGGATTTCGATCGAATTCGGGAGAATGCTGCATCGTTCCTCGAGGCGGTCGAGGCTGCGCGGGAGAAGTAA
- a CDS encoding TrmB family transcriptional regulator has protein sequence MDDDELAELLERFGLSEKETDTYLAILEHGESKASTIADAADVSKRYVYSISEELERRGFVEVDDHSVPTVIRPIQPETVVERLTDSVEEIEPALQSRYTTTERSGEQFEVIKSRQTVLKRIESMLVGAETEVTLSLPAAVLPRIRSTLEATVDRGVLVLLLLGATSGDQDIASLAGTASTVRTWDALVPTMLTVDGQHGLLAPSQILTTSTSDTRAIALSQDQLVPVLAGSFLANYWPTAEERYVTTPNELPCTYERFRSAVFQIALHRATDTRIEASVTGSPVGDRDIPSSLTGEVVDVRQSLVRPVTSTLPIENAFEIEVDGERYTVGGTGAFLEDYEAESVTIDELAE, from the coding sequence ATGGATGACGACGAGCTAGCCGAGCTTCTCGAGCGGTTCGGTCTCTCAGAAAAAGAGACTGATACGTATCTGGCGATCCTCGAACACGGGGAATCAAAAGCCAGCACGATCGCCGATGCCGCCGACGTATCGAAACGATACGTCTACAGCATCAGCGAGGAATTGGAGAGGCGCGGCTTCGTCGAAGTCGACGATCATTCGGTGCCGACGGTGATACGTCCGATCCAACCCGAGACCGTCGTCGAGCGGCTCACAGATAGCGTCGAGGAGATCGAGCCAGCGCTCCAATCACGGTATACGACGACCGAGCGCTCCGGCGAGCAGTTCGAGGTGATCAAGTCTCGGCAGACGGTGCTCAAACGAATCGAGAGCATGTTAGTGGGGGCTGAAACGGAAGTGACCCTCTCCTTGCCGGCGGCGGTCCTTCCGCGAATACGGTCGACGCTCGAGGCGACGGTCGACCGAGGCGTACTCGTTCTTCTCCTGCTTGGTGCGACCTCGGGGGATCAGGACATCGCATCGCTGGCCGGGACGGCCAGTACGGTCCGTACCTGGGATGCGCTCGTGCCGACAATGTTGACGGTCGACGGCCAGCACGGACTGCTCGCGCCCAGTCAGATCCTGACGACGTCGACGAGTGATACGCGAGCCATCGCGCTCTCCCAGGATCAGCTCGTTCCGGTCCTCGCCGGCTCGTTTCTGGCGAACTACTGGCCGACCGCCGAGGAACGATACGTGACGACCCCGAACGAACTTCCCTGTACGTACGAGCGATTTCGAAGCGCGGTCTTCCAGATCGCGCTCCACCGAGCGACGGATACGCGAATCGAAGCGTCGGTTACCGGGTCGCCGGTCGGCGACCGAGACATTCCGTCGTCGCTCACCGGGGAGGTGGTCGACGTGCGACAGAGCCTGGTCCGGCCCGTCACCTCGACGCTGCCGATCGAGAACGCATTCGAGATCGAGGTCGACGGCGAGCGATACACGGTCGGGGGAACCGGCGCATTCCTCGAGGACTACGAGGCGGAATCGGTCACCATTGACGAACTGGCGGAGTAG
- a CDS encoding glucan 1,4-alpha-glucosidase produces the protein MELHGALNDFKRSQGDPRRFPGERRSTTGLFSGLDDRLVHIAPDGSNRDYSYPLSGLAGIERSRFGLEIDGTVSWFDADDSHQRYVENTAVVETTHSVDGLTCNQYDVTIGRLHLTHFSLEQAAAADEDLSLHACFEFAPEGRAGRIGQLWHGDAVEVHHATEHDFLAASTDLSVTGQVPERFAELLAAEPADFPRSQTDDRYEEARLSPIVMTELELPGSSPCTTIATLLSDDGNRTDALERVRTAAADHAESEAILEAGREQAHDQLIASSRGIEGGFTDLRALALLRAPTGARMAGPEFDPFYRYSGGYGYTWFRDDAEIARFLLTADLRLGLGLEEWHAKSARFYSETQLADGTWPHRVWPHNGELAPGWAHGRLEEGESEEYQADQTASVAAFLATYLSHVDPTDERVRETLVAALNGLDESLDDDGLPGRVQNAWENMTGRFAHTAATFLEAYAAIARAPVGDALTTRARERARDIYTALDDFWVPERGVYGMRVDDGDVDDRLDGSTLALATAHREYDALESVDDERLDRLVSHVETTLDGLYRDPDGPVKGLARFEGDPWRVREQGAEKIWTVTTAWGAHAAINLSKLLAANGCEEAERFEERGRTLLALVSPGGPLRRPGGFLPEQLFDDGTPDSATPLGWPHAIRFATESALEAPVSSSFADATDRTGVQN, from the coding sequence ATGGAACTACATGGCGCCCTCAACGACTTCAAGCGCTCACAGGGAGACCCCCGACGGTTCCCAGGTGAGCGCAGGTCCACGACGGGACTCTTCTCCGGACTCGACGATCGGCTCGTTCACATCGCCCCCGATGGATCTAACAGGGACTATTCGTACCCGCTTTCGGGTTTGGCTGGTATCGAGCGCTCACGATTCGGGCTCGAAATAGACGGCACCGTCAGCTGGTTCGACGCCGACGACAGCCACCAACGCTACGTCGAGAACACCGCAGTCGTCGAGACCACGCATTCCGTCGACGGATTGACCTGCAATCAATACGACGTCACGATCGGCCGACTCCACCTGACCCACTTTTCACTCGAGCAGGCAGCCGCGGCCGACGAAGATCTCAGCCTGCATGCCTGCTTCGAATTCGCTCCGGAAGGGCGTGCGGGGCGGATCGGTCAACTCTGGCACGGTGATGCAGTCGAGGTTCACCATGCTACCGAACATGATTTCCTCGCAGCCTCGACGGATCTATCCGTAACGGGGCAGGTCCCCGAACGCTTCGCCGAGTTACTCGCAGCGGAACCGGCCGACTTTCCGCGTTCTCAGACCGACGATCGCTACGAGGAAGCGCGTCTCAGCCCGATCGTGATGACCGAACTGGAACTTCCGGGTTCGTCTCCGTGTACGACCATCGCGACGTTGCTCTCGGACGACGGCAACCGAACCGACGCGCTCGAGCGCGTCCGAACCGCTGCGGCTGATCACGCCGAAAGCGAAGCCATACTCGAGGCGGGCCGCGAACAGGCCCACGACCAGTTGATCGCATCGAGCCGTGGCATCGAAGGGGGGTTTACAGATCTCCGTGCGCTCGCGTTGTTACGCGCACCGACGGGTGCACGGATGGCTGGCCCCGAGTTCGACCCATTCTATCGATACTCCGGTGGCTACGGCTACACCTGGTTCCGCGACGACGCCGAAATCGCACGATTTCTCCTCACCGCCGATCTTCGGTTGGGGCTCGGTCTGGAGGAGTGGCACGCAAAGAGCGCTCGCTTTTACAGTGAGACGCAATTGGCCGACGGTACGTGGCCCCATCGGGTCTGGCCGCACAACGGCGAACTCGCTCCCGGGTGGGCGCATGGTCGACTGGAAGAAGGCGAGTCCGAGGAGTATCAAGCGGACCAGACGGCGAGCGTGGCGGCGTTTCTCGCGACGTACCTCAGCCACGTCGACCCCACCGATGAACGGGTACGGGAAACGCTCGTAGCCGCTCTCAATGGTCTGGACGAATCGCTCGACGACGACGGTCTTCCCGGAAGGGTTCAAAATGCGTGGGAGAACATGACCGGGCGGTTCGCACACACGGCCGCGACGTTCCTCGAGGCGTACGCGGCGATCGCTCGAGCACCGGTCGGCGACGCTCTCACCACGCGCGCTCGAGAACGCGCCCGGGACATCTATACCGCTCTGGACGATTTCTGGGTGCCCGAGCGCGGCGTTTACGGTATGCGCGTGGACGACGGTGACGTGGACGACCGACTGGACGGAAGTACGCTCGCCTTGGCTACGGCCCATCGGGAATACGACGCGCTCGAGAGCGTGGATGATGAACGGCTCGACCGCCTCGTCTCCCACGTCGAGACGACGCTCGACGGACTGTATCGGGACCCAGACGGACCGGTCAAAGGTCTCGCGCGTTTCGAGGGAGATCCATGGCGAGTGCGTGAGCAGGGTGCCGAAAAGATCTGGACAGTGACGACGGCCTGGGGTGCTCACGCCGCCATCAATCTCAGCAAGTTACTGGCGGCCAACGGCTGCGAAGAAGCCGAGCGTTTCGAGGAGCGCGGGCGCACCCTGTTGGCGCTCGTCAGCCCTGGTGGCCCGCTTCGTCGACCCGGCGGATTCCTCCCCGAGCAACTGTTCGACGACGGAACACCCGACAGTGCAACGCCACTTGGGTGGCCCCACGCCATCCGGTTTGCGACGGAGAGCGCACTCGAGGCACCCGTTTCGTCGTCATTCGCGGATGCCACGGACCGCACTGGGGTGCAGAATTGA
- a CDS encoding cysteine hydrolase family protein, which produces MNEYIRPHRNSAVLLTIDTQNDFTLAGAPAEIDGTAEAVPQIQRLVETFRSQQTPIVHVVRLYKEDGSNVDQCRKSDIESGAKVVRPGTDGAEPVAELKPSTGVRLNADRLLDGKFQEIGPQEYVMYKPRWSAFYRTYLNDFLEVRSIDTIVVCGCNFPNCPRTTVYEASERDYRIVFVPDATSGVYERGVQELENIGVAVKKTEDAIDWITK; this is translated from the coding sequence ATGAACGAATACATTCGCCCTCACCGGAACAGTGCAGTCTTACTCACCATCGACACGCAAAACGACTTCACGTTGGCAGGTGCCCCAGCTGAAATCGATGGAACTGCCGAGGCGGTGCCACAGATCCAGCGACTAGTCGAAACCTTCCGGTCCCAGCAGACTCCGATCGTACACGTCGTCCGGTTGTACAAAGAAGACGGGTCGAACGTTGATCAGTGCAGGAAATCGGATATCGAATCCGGTGCGAAGGTCGTTCGCCCCGGGACTGACGGCGCAGAGCCGGTCGCCGAATTGAAACCCTCGACAGGCGTGCGCCTCAACGCGGACCGGTTGTTAGACGGCAAGTTCCAAGAGATCGGTCCACAGGAATATGTGATGTACAAGCCCCGCTGGAGTGCGTTCTATCGAACATATCTGAACGACTTTCTCGAGGTGCGCTCGATAGATACCATCGTCGTATGTGGCTGTAACTTCCCGAACTGTCCACGGACGACAGTCTACGAGGCGAGCGAACGTGATTACCGCATCGTCTTCGTGCCTGACGCGACATCTGGCGTCTACGAGCGAGGCGTACAAGAGCTAGAGAATATCGGCGTCGCGGTCAAAAAAACCGAAGACGCCATCGATTGGATAACGAAGTAG
- a CDS encoding ABC transporter ATP-binding protein yields the protein MARVSVNSLRKEFDTGNVVAVDDLSLEIEDGEFVTVVGPSGCGKTTTLRMLAGLERPTAGTIKIGDENVTDVHAKNRDVAMVFQNYALYPHKTVFENMEFGLRMSTDLNETERERRVVESAEMMDIEDLLEDKPDELSGGQKQRVALGRAIVREPDLFLFDEPLSNLDAKLRTSMRAEIQRLQNELEITAVYVTHDQHEAMTMGDRIVILDGGELQQQGRPTEVYENPVNEFVAGFIGSPSMNFVDVDVESTGSRLRLTGANGGFSFDLSPAYVNNSEVALDSSRYTLGIRPENVTLVDPGAADSITATIDVVEPVGSDNFLHLDVNSEFIARVDSDVYLEPGDRVSFTFDESNIHLFDHETGHNVFASKPDAPTVTS from the coding sequence ATGGCGCGGGTCTCAGTCAACTCACTACGAAAAGAATTCGACACGGGCAACGTGGTCGCCGTCGACGATCTTTCCCTCGAAATCGAAGACGGCGAATTCGTCACGGTGGTCGGTCCGTCGGGCTGTGGCAAGACGACGACGCTCAGGATGCTAGCGGGGCTCGAGCGACCGACGGCAGGAACGATCAAGATCGGTGACGAGAACGTGACGGACGTCCATGCGAAAAACAGAGACGTCGCGATGGTGTTCCAGAACTACGCGTTGTATCCACACAAGACCGTCTTTGAGAACATGGAGTTCGGGCTCCGGATGAGTACCGACTTGAACGAGACCGAACGCGAGCGACGGGTCGTCGAATCGGCCGAAATGATGGACATCGAGGATCTCCTCGAGGACAAGCCGGACGAACTTTCTGGCGGGCAGAAACAACGCGTCGCGCTCGGGCGCGCGATCGTCAGAGAGCCCGATCTGTTCCTGTTCGACGAACCGCTCAGTAACCTCGACGCGAAACTTCGAACGAGCATGCGAGCGGAGATCCAGCGTCTTCAGAACGAACTCGAGATCACGGCAGTCTACGTGACACACGACCAACACGAAGCCATGACGATGGGCGATCGAATCGTCATCCTCGACGGCGGCGAACTCCAGCAACAGGGACGACCCACCGAGGTCTACGAGAACCCGGTAAACGAGTTCGTCGCCGGCTTTATCGGGTCACCGTCGATGAACTTCGTCGACGTCGACGTCGAATCTACTGGTTCCCGACTGCGCCTTACCGGAGCAAACGGCGGGTTCAGTTTCGACCTCTCGCCGGCGTACGTCAACAATAGCGAGGTCGCACTCGACTCGAGTCGATATACGCTCGGAATTCGGCCGGAGAACGTCACTCTTGTCGACCCCGGAGCGGCTGACTCGATCACGGCGACTATCGACGTGGTCGAACCCGTCGGCTCCGACAACTTCCTCCATCTCGACGTCAACAGCGAATTCATCGCGCGCGTCGACTCGGACGTGTATCTCGAGCCGGGCGACCGAGTGTCGTTTACGTTCGACGAATCGAACATCCACCTATTCGATCACGAAACGGGCCACAACGTCTTTGCTAGTAAACCCGACGCCCCCACCGTTACGTCTTGA
- a CDS encoding extracellular solute-binding protein: MQRRSVLKSIGGVAGGAALAGCTGLFTSGGNDAALWHDFTDAEKDTVDGFLEQFNDETDHEIEASSISNLGDQLETALPSNDGPMSFAWAHDWVGKEHEDGNLYDATDDIDVDVDSTYTEVAAGAVRWEDNLYGLPYGAETTALLYNKDLVDEPPETADEMVSIMERVDTDYGIACPGEVYNISGYLQAFGGVLYDAGADDLGVDSDEVVEGLEFARDNIYEHSPEDLQIDGNVSVFQDGNAPFIITGPWNISGFSDAGIDVGVTTLPAPNGGEPTPYTGIQMWYFTSRLGEADDDVFDATTAWGEWYTTTKDVATTNAEEHALIPVLTEVIEGGELSDQVKSFSDSVEMGMAMPANSKMDAVWAPVKSAIQNVVGSGNDPQSELESAAEEIRGNWG; the protein is encoded by the coding sequence ATGCAACGCAGATCAGTGCTCAAAAGCATCGGTGGTGTCGCGGGTGGGGCAGCGCTTGCAGGGTGTACAGGCTTATTCACCAGTGGTGGCAACGACGCGGCGTTGTGGCACGATTTCACCGACGCAGAGAAGGACACTGTCGACGGTTTCCTCGAGCAATTCAACGACGAGACCGATCACGAGATCGAAGCATCCAGCATCTCGAACCTGGGTGACCAGTTAGAGACTGCGCTCCCGTCAAACGATGGCCCGATGAGTTTCGCGTGGGCACACGACTGGGTGGGAAAAGAACACGAGGATGGGAACCTGTACGACGCGACCGACGACATCGACGTCGACGTCGATTCGACGTATACGGAGGTCGCTGCCGGTGCGGTCAGGTGGGAGGACAACCTGTATGGGCTCCCCTACGGCGCGGAAACGACAGCGCTGTTGTACAACAAGGACCTGGTCGACGAGCCGCCGGAGACGGCCGACGAGATGGTTTCCATCATGGAACGCGTCGACACCGATTACGGTATCGCCTGTCCCGGCGAAGTGTACAACATCAGCGGGTACTTACAGGCGTTCGGTGGCGTCCTCTACGACGCCGGAGCCGACGATCTCGGCGTCGACTCCGACGAGGTCGTCGAAGGTCTCGAGTTCGCTCGAGACAATATCTACGAGCATTCCCCGGAGGACCTCCAAATTGACGGGAACGTCTCGGTGTTCCAGGACGGTAATGCGCCTTTCATTATTACCGGTCCGTGGAACATCAGCGGATTCAGTGATGCAGGAATCGACGTCGGTGTAACGACGTTGCCTGCACCGAACGGTGGCGAACCGACACCGTATACGGGTATCCAGATGTGGTACTTCACGTCTCGTCTCGGGGAAGCGGACGACGACGTATTCGACGCGACGACGGCGTGGGGAGAGTGGTACACGACGACCAAAGACGTAGCTACCACCAACGCCGAGGAGCATGCGTTGATCCCCGTTCTCACCGAGGTCATCGAGGGTGGTGAACTCAGCGACCAGGTCAAATCGTTTAGCGATAGCGTGGAAATGGGAATGGCGATGCCGGCTAATTCGAAGATGGACGCCGTCTGGGCACCCGTCAAAAGCGCGATCCAGAACGTCGTTGGCTCGGGTAACGACCCACAATCGGAGTTAGAAAGCGCAGCCGAAGAGATTCGAGGCAACTGGGGCTAA
- a CDS encoding carbohydrate ABC transporter permease has product MFSSTSGDLSDRVQERLPSGTKDIGIALVLPGLVLFSLFMLYPILYLVYLSLTDASSAGEVIGGDLSIIWFQNYIELFSEEAFWRSLGITWLYVFVSLAIKIVITLAIANVLTHNRVVWKRYMRAIIIIPMGFPPIFTISVWRGIFSPAKFGPVNVILSKLFLSPVQVSWMADRWAAFGAYVITEAWLAYPFMVIITVSALQDVPMELHDAAKVDGAGYFTRFIHVTLPAIRGPLIFASVLTAATSFQNFLIPWVFNEGGPGRQNELLLVYGYREALNFGNYGPGSAIMVVAIAFIGLFMWIAVKKTNLAEGV; this is encoded by the coding sequence ATGTTTTCAAGTACGTCTGGAGACCTTTCAGATCGGGTCCAGGAGAGACTTCCATCCGGCACGAAGGACATCGGGATAGCGCTCGTCTTGCCAGGACTGGTCCTGTTTTCCTTGTTCATGCTATACCCGATCCTGTATCTCGTCTATCTGTCACTCACCGATGCGAGTTCTGCGGGAGAAGTGATCGGTGGGGACTTATCAATAATATGGTTCCAAAACTACATCGAATTATTTTCCGAAGAGGCCTTTTGGCGATCTCTCGGCATAACCTGGCTGTACGTCTTCGTGAGTCTCGCGATAAAGATCGTCATCACGCTCGCGATAGCGAACGTTCTCACTCACAATCGAGTAGTTTGGAAACGTTACATGCGTGCGATTATTATAATACCGATGGGGTTTCCACCGATCTTTACGATCTCGGTCTGGCGAGGTATATTTAGCCCGGCCAAGTTCGGACCGGTTAACGTCATCCTGAGCAAACTGTTTCTTTCTCCAGTCCAGGTGAGCTGGATGGCGGATCGATGGGCCGCTTTCGGGGCGTACGTAATCACGGAAGCCTGGCTCGCGTATCCGTTTATGGTGATCATCACAGTCAGCGCGCTCCAGGACGTTCCGATGGAACTCCACGACGCAGCCAAAGTCGACGGTGCCGGTTATTTCACCAGGTTTATCCACGTGACACTGCCGGCAATCAGGGGCCCGCTCATCTTCGCCTCGGTCCTCACCGCTGCCACATCGTTCCAGAATTTCCTGATTCCGTGGGTATTCAACGAAGGTGGACCCGGACGACAGAACGAATTACTCCTCGTCTATGGCTACCGAGAAGCCCTTAATTTCGGTAACTACGGCCCAGGATCGGCGATCATGGTCGTCGCAATCGCGTTCATCGGACTGTTCATGTGGATAGCTGTCAAGAAAACGAACCTTGCTGAGGGGGTGTGA